From the Theobroma cacao cultivar B97-61/B2 chromosome 2, Criollo_cocoa_genome_V2, whole genome shotgun sequence genome, one window contains:
- the LOC18608434 gene encoding MDIS1-interacting receptor like kinase 2 produces the protein MQILRWVLKVLLICSILEVFPLSLAQTASQAPAVCSEADRAALLGFKAKILKDTTDSLSSWIGRDCCGGDWEGVQCNPAGRVTTLALQRPERDSSLYMKGTLSPSLGSLQFLEVLVISGMKLITGPIPENFSNLTRLTQLVLEDNSLEGNIPSGLGRLYLLQTLSLAGNRFRGPVPPSLGNLRNLVLINFGRNSLTGPIPSSFKSLLRLQSFDLSFNLLSGFIPEFVGQFRNITYIDLSNNHLSGHLPISMFSLVTLSDLSLSHNQLTGIIPDQIGNLKSLTSLSLSSNKFIGHIPASISRLQNLWSLNLSRNGFSDPLPVISSRGIPSLLSIDLSFNNLSLGTVPDWIMHRQLSDVNLAGCKLRGTLPKFTRPDSMSSIDLSDNFLTGSIFAFFTNMTSLQKLKLSNNQLKFDLSELAVPDGISSIDLHSNQVFGSLSSILNNRTSSFLEVIDVSNNLISGTMPEFTEGLSLKVLNIGSNKIAGQVPSSISNLIELERLDISRNQITGTIPTSLGQLVKLEWLDLSINRLTGKIPTTLLGIHRMRHASFRANRLCGEIPQGRPYNIFPASAYAHNLCLCGKPLPPCRGKK, from the coding sequence ATGCAGATTCTCAGATGGGTTTTAAAGGTTCTGCTTATATGTTCCATTCTAGAAGTGTTTCCACTGTCACTAGCTCAAACAGCCTCACAAGCACCAGCAGTTTGCTCAGAGGCGGATAGAGCTGCTCTTCTTGGTTTCAAAGCCAAAATCTTGAAGGACACTACAGATAGTCTCTCTTCATGGATAGGAAGAGACTGCTGTGGAGGAGATTGGGAGGGTGTTCAGTGTAATCCAGCGGGAAGGGTCACCACACTGGCGCTGCAAAGGCCAGAAAGGGACAGTAGCCTCTACATGAAGGGTACTTTGTCGCCTTCTCTGGGCAGTTTGCAATTCTTGGAGGTGTTGGTGATAAGTGGGATGAAGCTTATTACAGGTCCAATCCCTGAGAACTTTTCCAATCTAACCCGTCTCACGCAGTTGGTCCTGGAAGACAATTCCCTTGAAGGGAACATTCCTTCAGGTTTAGGTCGTTTATACTTGCTCCAAACGCTCTCATTGGCTGGTAACCGTTTCAGGGGGCCAGTTCCTCCAAGCCTAGGAAATTTGAGAAACCTTGTCCTGATAAATTTTGGAAGAAATTCATTGACAGGTCCAATCCCTTCTAGTTTCAAAAGTCTTCTTCGTTTGCAGTCTTTTGATCTCAGCTTCAATTTATTGTCTGGTTTTATACCTGAATTTGTAGGACAGTTTCGAAACATCACCTATATTGACCTCTCCAATAACCACTTATCAGGGCACCTACCCATTTCCATGTTCAGCCTGGTCACTCTGTCAGACTTGTCACTGAGCCACAACCAGCTCACAGGAATAATCCCAGACCAGATTGGAAACCTTAAATCTCTAACTAGTCTTTCACTGAGTAGCAACAAGTTTATAGGTCATATTCCAGCATCTATTTCAAGATTACAGAACCTTTGGTCCCTTAACTTATCCAGAAATGGGTTCTCAGATCCTTTACCGGTGATTTCTAGCAGGGGCATTCCTTCACTTTTGTCAATAGACCTGTCCTTCAACAACCTCAGTTTGGGGACAGTTCCTGACTGGATCATGCACAGACAGCTTTCAGATGTAAATCTAGCTGGCTGTAAACTGAGAGGAACCCTCCCAAAGTTTACAAGACCAGATTCAATGAGCTCCATAGACCTATCCGATAACTTTCTCACAGGGAGCATTTTCGCTTTCTTCACAAATATGACAAGTCTACAGAAGCTGAAGCTTTCAAACAACCAACTGAAGTTTGATCTTTCGGAACTCGCTGTGCCAGATGGTATTTCCTCTATTGATCTCCATTCAAATCAGGTATTCGGGTCTCTCTCAAGCATTTTAAATAATAGAACAAGCAGCTTTTTGGAGGTTATAGATGTCTCAAATAATCTCATCTCTGGCACGATGCCAGAATTCACTGAAGGCTTGAGTTTGAAGGTGCTGAATATAGGAAGCAACAAGATTGCAGGCCAAGTCCCCAGTTCAATCTCAAATCTCATTGAACTTGAAAGGCTGGATATTTCGAGGAACCAGATAACTGGCACCATTCCCACAAGTTTAGGACAACTGGTGAAACTTGAATGGCTTGACCTTTCCATTAACAGGCTCACTGGAAAAATCCCAACTACCTTGTTGGGTATCCATAGAATGAGACATGCAAGCTTCAGGGCAAACAGGCTATGTGGAGAGATCCCACAAGGGCGACCTTACAATATCTTCCCTGCTTCTGCTTATGCTCATAATCTCTGCCTATGTGGCAAACCTCTGCCGCCTTGCAGGGGAAAGAAATAA
- the LOC18608435 gene encoding high mobility group B protein 7 — MAGGSKSNPPKPRKRVDAASTAAPASSLVRAKDGSAFAKCEECNKTVPVALISMHSCSLDAKIKMNLEAQVIEKPAEVKKKPAERKKPASTESNPKKPKKLKKGKDPNAPKRPPTAFFLFMDDFRKSYKEANPDAKGVTGVAKEGGEKWKSMSEEEKKPYVDKAAELKAEYEKALEEVNDADNENEDGEGSPEKDTAAAEKEAKEVLDDY, encoded by the exons atggcaGGAGGATCCAAGTCAAATCCACCGAAGCCAAGGAAGAGAGTGGACGCTGCTTCAACCGCTGCCCCTGCCTCCTCTCTCGTCCGCGCCAAAGATGGCAGTGCTTTTGCCAAATG TGAAGAGTGTAACAAAACTGTACCAGTGGCTCTTATTAGTATGCATAGCTGTAGCCTTGATGCCAAGATCAAAATGAATTTGG aGGCTCAAGTCATTGAGAAGCCTGCTGAAGTTAAGAAGAAACCTGCAGAAAG GAAGAAGCCAGCATCAACAGAATCAAATCCAAAAAAACCGAAGAAGTTGAAGAAGGGCAAGGATCCCAATGCCCCCAAACGTCCTCCTACCGCCTTCTTCTTGTTCAT GGATGACTTCAGAAAATCTTATAAGGAAGCTAATCCAGATGCAAAGGGCGTTACAGGG GTTGCTAAGGAAGGGGGTGAGAAATGGAAGTCCATGTCAGAAGAA GAAAAGAAGCCTTATGTTGATAAAGCTGCTGAGCTTAAAGCGGAGTATGAGAAGGCATTGGAGGAGGTTAACGATGCTGACAATGAAAATGAGGAT GGGGAAGGAAGTCCAGAGAAGGACACGGCTGCTGCTGAAAAGGAGGCAAAAGAAGTATTAGATGATTATTAA